Below is a genomic region from Bacillus spongiae.
TGTACTCAACAGGACTTGTATACCCTAGTGTGCTATGAATACGAATATGGTTAAACCAATGCACGTAATCACACAGTTCTCGTTTTAATTTTTCTAAGCTTTC
It encodes:
- a CDS encoding IS3 family transposase; its protein translation is ESLEKLKRELCDYVHWFNHIRIHSTLGYTSPVEYKNRHLKKFV